A region of Pseudomonas saponiphila DNA encodes the following proteins:
- a CDS encoding homocysteine S-methyltransferase family protein, whose translation MGAGSTVILDGGMGRELQRRGAPFRQPEWSALALSEDPQAVEAVHAAYIASGSNVITSNSYAVVPFHIGEERFAAEGQALAALAGELARRAVEASGKPVRVAGSLPPLFGSYRPDLFDASRVEEVLSPLVNGLAPFVDLWLAETQSSIAEARAIHAGLPEDGKPFWLSFTLKDEDVDEVPRLRSGEPVADAAAVAAQLGVQTLLFNCSQPEVIGAAVDAARDTFERLGAQIHIGVYANAFPPQPEDATANDGLCPLREDLDPPGYLRWVADWHQRGASHVGGCCGIGPEHIAVLAQKLG comes from the coding sequence ATGGGCGCAGGTAGCACGGTAATTCTGGATGGCGGTATGGGTCGTGAGTTGCAGCGCCGTGGTGCGCCGTTCCGGCAGCCCGAGTGGTCAGCCCTGGCGTTGAGCGAAGATCCCCAGGCGGTGGAGGCGGTGCATGCGGCCTATATCGCCAGTGGTTCCAACGTGATCACCAGCAACAGCTACGCCGTGGTGCCGTTCCACATCGGTGAAGAGCGCTTTGCCGCCGAAGGCCAGGCCCTGGCGGCCCTGGCCGGTGAGTTGGCGCGTCGCGCGGTGGAGGCCTCCGGCAAGCCGGTGCGGGTGGCGGGTTCGTTGCCGCCGCTGTTCGGCTCCTATCGCCCGGATCTGTTCGATGCGTCCCGGGTCGAGGAAGTGCTGAGCCCGCTGGTTAACGGGCTGGCGCCGTTCGTGGACCTGTGGCTGGCGGAAACCCAAAGCTCGATCGCCGAAGCGCGGGCCATCCACGCGGGACTGCCCGAGGACGGCAAGCCGTTCTGGCTGTCCTTCACCCTGAAGGATGAAGATGTCGATGAAGTGCCGCGCCTGCGTTCCGGCGAGCCGGTGGCTGACGCGGCGGCGGTGGCGGCGCAACTCGGGGTGCAGACCCTGCTGTTCAACTGCAGCCAGCCGGAAGTGATCGGTGCGGCGGTGGATGCGGCCCGTGACACCTTCGAGCGCCTGGGGGCGCAGATCCACATTGGCGTGTACGCCAACGCCTTCCCGCCGCAGCCCGAGGATGCCACCGCCAACGACGGCCTGTGCCCGCTGCGCGAAGACCTGGATCCGCCGGGTTATCTGCGATGGGTAGCGGACTGGCACCAGCGCGGTGCCAGCCATGTCGGCGGTTGCTGCGGCATCGGGCCGGAGCATATTGCGGTGTTGGCGCAGAAGCTCGGTTGA
- a CDS encoding FMN-binding negative transcriptional regulator: MYLPRAFVDEDLSRLHGVMQRSRLATLVTWGALGLQASHLPLLLDPAAGPNGTLSGHLAKANPQCTELASGAEALLIFMGEDAYVSPSFYPSKAEHGKVVPTWNYVAVHAYGQPEVFTDPQRLLQVVEGLTERHEAGRPQPWKVANAPADYVDGMLKAIVGFALPIQRLEGKRKLSQNRNAEDIAGVRDGLAASADLRDQQLSQLMG, from the coding sequence ATGTACCTGCCTCGCGCTTTCGTCGATGAAGACCTTTCCCGCCTGCACGGGGTGATGCAACGCAGCCGTCTGGCGACCCTGGTGACCTGGGGCGCCCTGGGCCTGCAGGCCAGCCACCTGCCCCTGCTGCTGGATCCCGCGGCAGGTCCCAATGGCACCCTCTCCGGGCACCTGGCCAAGGCCAATCCGCAGTGCACCGAGCTGGCCAGTGGCGCCGAGGCTCTGCTGATCTTCATGGGCGAAGATGCCTACGTCAGTCCCTCCTTCTATCCGAGCAAGGCCGAACACGGCAAAGTGGTGCCGACCTGGAACTACGTGGCGGTGCACGCCTACGGCCAGCCGGAGGTGTTCACCGATCCGCAGCGGCTGCTGCAGGTGGTCGAAGGCCTGACCGAGCGCCATGAGGCCGGCCGCCCGCAACCATGGAAGGTGGCCAATGCCCCGGCCGACTATGTCGACGGCATGCTCAAGGCGATTGTCGGTTTCGCCCTGCCGATCCAGCGCCTGGAAGGCAAGCGCAAGCTCAGCCAGAACCGCAATGCCGAAGATATCGCCGGAGTACGCGACGGCCTGGCGGCCAGCGCCGACCTGCGCGACCAGCAACTGTCGCAACTGATGGGCTGA
- a CDS encoding GNAT family N-acetyltransferase, protein MSISLADWKGVPAPSATLLEGRFIRLERLDPTRHGDELFQVLQGPGADPVLWNYLPYGPFPERPAFDAWLGNHALASDPYFFTVIDRASGQAQGLISLMSIVPAQGRIEIGHVTFGAPMQRSPKSTEAVYLLAKEAFALGYRRLEWKCNNANARSRYAAERLGFSFEGVFRQHMVAKGQNRDTAWFSILDGEWPAIAKGFEQWLSDENQSGAGQLKSLAECRG, encoded by the coding sequence ATGTCGATTTCACTTGCCGATTGGAAAGGCGTCCCCGCCCCTTCGGCCACCCTGCTTGAAGGGCGCTTCATCCGTTTGGAAAGGCTCGACCCGACGCGCCACGGCGATGAGCTGTTTCAGGTGCTGCAAGGCCCTGGCGCCGACCCTGTGCTGTGGAACTACCTGCCTTACGGCCCCTTCCCCGAGCGCCCGGCGTTCGATGCCTGGCTCGGCAACCACGCCCTTGCCAGCGATCCGTATTTCTTCACCGTGATCGACCGCGCCAGTGGCCAGGCCCAGGGCCTTATCAGCCTGATGTCCATCGTCCCGGCCCAGGGCCGCATCGAGATCGGCCACGTCACCTTCGGCGCGCCGATGCAGCGCTCGCCCAAGAGCACCGAGGCGGTGTACCTGCTGGCCAAGGAAGCCTTCGCCCTGGGCTACCGACGCCTGGAATGGAAGTGCAACAACGCCAATGCCCGCTCGCGCTACGCCGCGGAACGTCTGGGTTTCAGCTTCGAGGGTGTGTTTCGCCAGCACATGGTGGCCAAGGGGCAGAATCGCGATACCGCGTGGTTCTCGATCCTGGACGGGGAATGGCCGGCGATTGCCAAGGGCTTCGAGCAATGGCTCAGCGATGAGAACCAGAGCGGCGCGGGGCAACTCAAGTCGCTGGCGGAGTGTCGCGGGTAA
- a CDS encoding amino acid ABC transporter permease, with amino-acid sequence MTAYTPPPRPPQPVAEPLLKRLLGFRSRLYLTWAALLGLFASFFLSFDLKFSIILDKLPNLLGLHLSPSGFLQGAALTLFLCACSIVASSLLGFVTALARLSSSAVAFGIASFYASFFRGTPLLIQILLIYLGLPQLGVVPGAITAGIIALSLNYGAYLSEIFRAGLLGVPHGQRQAALALGMSDSVIFWQVTLPQAMRTIIPPTTNQFISMLKDSSLISVMGVWEVMFLAQSYGRSSYRYIEMLSTAALIYWLLSIGLELIQARMEKHYGKGYAKRG; translated from the coding sequence ATGACTGCCTACACGCCACCGCCCCGGCCACCGCAACCGGTGGCTGAACCGCTGCTCAAGCGCCTGCTGGGCTTTCGCAGCCGTCTGTACCTGACCTGGGCGGCGCTGCTGGGGCTGTTCGCCAGCTTCTTCCTGAGCTTCGACCTGAAGTTCTCGATCATCCTCGACAAGCTGCCAAACCTGCTGGGCCTGCACCTGTCCCCCAGCGGCTTTCTCCAGGGCGCGGCGCTGACCCTGTTCCTCTGCGCCTGCTCCATCGTCGCCTCGTCGCTGCTGGGCTTCGTCACCGCCCTGGCGCGCCTGTCGTCGAGCGCCGTGGCGTTCGGCATCGCCAGCTTCTACGCCTCGTTCTTTCGCGGCACGCCGCTGCTGATCCAGATCCTGCTGATCTACCTCGGCCTGCCGCAACTGGGGGTGGTGCCGGGCGCCATCACCGCCGGGATCATCGCCCTGTCGCTGAACTACGGCGCCTACCTCAGCGAGATCTTCCGTGCCGGCCTCCTCGGCGTGCCCCACGGCCAACGCCAGGCGGCCCTGGCCCTGGGCATGAGCGACAGCGTGATCTTCTGGCAGGTGACCCTGCCCCAGGCCATGCGCACCATCATTCCGCCGACCACCAACCAGTTCATCTCGATGCTCAAGGACTCGTCGCTGATCTCGGTGATGGGGGTCTGGGAGGTGATGTTCCTGGCCCAGTCCTATGGCCGCTCCAGCTACCGCTACATCGAGATGCTGAGCACCGCGGCACTGATCTACTGGCTGCTGTCCATCGGCCTGGAACTGATCCAGGCGCGGATGGAAAAGCACTACGGCAAGGGTTACGCCAAGCGCGGTTGA
- a CDS encoding type II toxin-antitoxin system HipA family toxin — protein MTLSFDNPAEGFASPCSFGYVPQYLVDNLEAVASPLGRSVSAQIPLGWESWREDRAPAFLYDLVATPAARGFLLRQMGHERPDGVGSELFLLARSTAAPIGHLRIKESLAGLHRRPALGFTREQVVTLDNRFLEYAHEQAAAFGGTASLGDEAPKLLLTENREGLLYPDALLDDAYAARHWWVKFPRNPASPNACDILRSEFHYYRALQQLGIETPAASGLALEEGRRPSLWMQRFDRRPTPAGVERLAVESIYSLAGLVGHGQGMRHTEVLGILAELWRATGQETSIPELVADYLRRDLLNKILGNTDNHGRTLSVVRTDTGVHLAPIHDLAPKVMDDQGIARTTKWPGRMEVAGDVDWRLVCASLKPLLDPEAALTRLRADAEQLRALPDLLSAGGLPEATLNHPRIHLRHLDRRLQEWGLR, from the coding sequence ATGACCCTGAGTTTCGACAACCCCGCAGAGGGCTTTGCCAGCCCTTGCAGCTTTGGTTATGTCCCGCAGTATCTGGTGGACAACCTGGAAGCTGTTGCCAGCCCGTTGGGCCGTTCGGTCAGTGCACAGATACCTCTGGGGTGGGAGTCCTGGCGAGAAGACCGGGCGCCGGCCTTTCTTTATGACCTGGTCGCCACGCCGGCGGCGCGCGGCTTTTTGCTCCGGCAGATGGGTCATGAGCGGCCCGATGGCGTGGGCAGCGAGTTGTTCCTCCTGGCCCGAAGCACGGCGGCGCCGATTGGCCATCTGCGGATCAAGGAGTCGCTGGCAGGGCTGCACAGGCGCCCGGCCCTGGGCTTCACCCGGGAACAGGTGGTGACCCTGGACAACCGGTTTCTTGAATACGCCCATGAGCAGGCGGCGGCTTTTGGTGGCACGGCGAGCCTCGGAGACGAAGCGCCCAAGCTGTTGCTGACGGAAAACCGCGAGGGCTTGCTGTACCCCGATGCGCTGCTCGATGACGCATATGCAGCGCGTCACTGGTGGGTGAAGTTCCCCCGTAACCCGGCCTCGCCGAATGCCTGCGACATCCTCAGAAGCGAGTTCCACTACTACCGGGCGCTGCAGCAGTTGGGGATCGAGACGCCGGCGGCTTCCGGGCTGGCCCTGGAAGAGGGGCGCCGGCCGAGCCTGTGGATGCAGCGCTTTGACCGTCGGCCAACGCCCGCCGGAGTCGAACGCTTGGCGGTGGAGTCGATCTATTCCCTGGCCGGGCTGGTGGGCCATGGCCAGGGCATGCGCCATACCGAGGTCCTGGGGATTCTCGCCGAACTGTGGCGCGCCACCGGCCAGGAGACGTCGATCCCCGAACTGGTTGCGGACTACCTGCGGCGCGATCTGCTCAACAAGATCCTCGGCAACACCGACAATCACGGCCGCACGCTTTCGGTGGTGCGCACGGATACCGGGGTGCATCTGGCGCCGATCCATGACCTGGCGCCCAAGGTCATGGATGACCAGGGGATTGCCCGCACCACCAAATGGCCCGGGCGCATGGAAGTGGCCGGGGATGTCGATTGGCGCCTGGTGTGCGCCAGCCTCAAGCCGCTGCTCGATCCTGAGGCCGCGTTGACCCGCCTGCGCGCGGATGCCGAACAACTGCGGGCCCTGCCGGACCTGCTGAGTGCCGGCGGCTTGCCCGAAGCCACCCTGAATCATCCGCGCATTCACTTGCGCCACCTGGACCGACGCCTGCAGGAGTGGGGATTGCGATGA
- a CDS encoding ABC transporter substrate-binding protein has product MNFKPLLALGLTVLAASSQAFAGATLERIEQKKELVGVLMESYPPFSFLNEQNQLDGFDVDVAKAVADKLGVKLRLETPSWDVIAAGRWSGRYDICICSMTPSKARAEVFDFPVQYYASPAVIVVNAKDERIHSAKDLSDKKVGLTAASSYESYLNKNLVIEGAEDTQLHYPFENVQIAPYDTDNVAFQDLGLGPGVRLDAILTNLVTAQPRLTQDSRFKLAGEPLYAEPNSVAIEKGDAQWNAKVREVFAQLKQDGTLSKLSQKWIGADISQ; this is encoded by the coding sequence ATGAATTTCAAACCGCTGCTGGCCCTCGGCCTGACCGTACTTGCCGCCTCTTCCCAAGCCTTCGCCGGCGCCACCCTGGAGCGCATCGAGCAGAAAAAGGAACTGGTCGGGGTGCTGATGGAAAGCTACCCGCCCTTCTCCTTCCTCAATGAGCAGAACCAGCTGGACGGCTTCGATGTCGACGTGGCCAAGGCCGTGGCCGACAAGCTCGGGGTCAAGCTGCGCCTGGAAACCCCATCCTGGGACGTGATCGCCGCCGGCCGCTGGAGCGGGCGCTACGACATCTGCATCTGCTCCATGACCCCGAGCAAGGCCCGCGCCGAAGTCTTCGACTTCCCGGTGCAGTACTACGCCTCGCCGGCGGTGATCGTGGTCAATGCCAAGGATGAGCGGATCCACAGCGCCAAGGACCTGAGCGACAAGAAGGTCGGCCTCACCGCCGCCTCCAGCTACGAGAGTTACCTGAACAAGAACCTGGTGATCGAAGGCGCTGAAGACACCCAGTTGCACTACCCCTTCGAGAACGTGCAGATCGCCCCCTACGACACCGACAACGTGGCCTTCCAGGACCTCGGCCTGGGCCCGGGCGTGCGCCTGGATGCGATCCTCACCAACCTGGTCACCGCGCAACCGCGGCTGACCCAGGATTCGCGCTTCAAGCTGGCCGGCGAGCCGCTGTACGCCGAGCCCAACTCGGTGGCCATCGAGAAAGGCGATGCGCAGTGGAATGCCAAGGTGCGTGAAGTCTTCGCCCAGCTGAAGCAGGACGGCACCCTGAGCAAGCTGTCGCAGAAGTGGATCGGCGCCGACATCAGCCAATGA
- a CDS encoding GNAT family N-acetyltransferase, giving the protein MSQIQIRPVTTADHAAWLPLWQAYLRFYETELPDAVTQSTWQRFLDAREPTHAALAWDGERAVGLVHFIYHRSNWSIENACYLQDLLVTPDQRGTGVGRQLIEFVYAQAKQDGCAKVHWLTHETNATAIQLYERIAERPGFIQFRKPL; this is encoded by the coding sequence ATGAGCCAGATCCAGATCCGCCCCGTCACCACCGCCGATCACGCCGCCTGGCTGCCTCTGTGGCAGGCCTACCTGCGCTTCTATGAAACCGAGCTGCCGGACGCCGTGACCCAGAGCACCTGGCAGCGTTTTCTCGATGCCCGCGAACCGACCCATGCCGCCCTGGCCTGGGACGGCGAGCGCGCCGTGGGCCTGGTGCATTTCATCTACCACCGCTCCAACTGGAGCATCGAGAACGCCTGCTACCTGCAAGACCTGCTGGTGACCCCGGACCAGCGCGGCACCGGTGTCGGCCGCCAACTGATCGAATTCGTCTATGCCCAGGCCAAGCAGGACGGCTGCGCCAAGGTGCATTGGCTGACCCACGAAACCAATGCCACGGCCATCCAGCTGTATGAGCGCATTGCCGAGCGCCCGGGCTTCATCCAGTTCCGCAAACCCCTCTGA